A stretch of DNA from Triticum dicoccoides isolate Atlit2015 ecotype Zavitan chromosome 2A, WEW_v2.0, whole genome shotgun sequence:
AAGAATTGATCTCAAATGTTCCGGTCTACACTAGCTCAACAGGTAATGAGCTTAGGCTTTAGGCAGTCTGTGACATCGAAGTTTAGAATTTATATCTTCTTCCTTTTCTGAACAAGTGGCCTGATCCTAATCTTGTATGTACTTAATTCCAGAGACATCTGGAGGAATGAGCTTGGTCTTTAGGCGTTGGGCCACAAAAAAGACTGCTGGGTCAACGAAAAATGGCCGCGACTCTAACCCCAAGTATCTGGGTGTTAAGAAATTTGGTGGAGAGGTACCATCTTCAAGTGCTCATCATGGTTTTGATGTTTCTTCTTGTTCATGTCCTTGAACCAGATTAGCTGAATAATTTCCTAAATGACATGAAAATAGCTAATACTTTTGATATGTTGGCATCAGCTTTAATCATACCATACATTGTAACATTGGTAGTCGCTGTGCTATCTCATTATTATAGCCAAAAAAAAGGAAAATTATCTCATACTGCTCTCCAATGTTTACACTCGTTTTATTTTAACAGAAAGTGGAACCAGGAAACATCATCGTACGACAAAGAGGAACCCGCTTCCATCCTGGGAACTATGTTGGCATGGGGAAGGATCACACTCTCTTCTCTCTGAAGGAAGGCCATGTGCGGTTCGAACGGAATAAGCTGACTGGCAGGAAATGGATTCATGTCGAACCTGTAGCTGGGCACACTCTCCACCCTGTTTACGCCGATGGTTCAGCTACTGCAGCTGACATGGAGCTGCTGTAGTGTTGATGTGTGCGTGGGTTGCAGTAACAAGTTGCTGATAGTTTCTGGGGATGGCTCTGCTGTTTTGCTCCGACATGGATACTTCGTAAGTGAACTTGTTCCAGCGAAAACGTTTCTGGGTTAGGATGATCGCAATAAGTAACTTCAGTGTATTTCTGATGTCATTTTAAGTATACATTCTGCACGAGACAGTGAAGGTTCACTTGTGTAATTTTTTGTTCGTATGCTGCTGCTTTTCTCTGAAATCAACAGTGTAACCTGCCGTTTGGTCTATTCTCATTTTCATATATACGGACTTGTGATTCACTGTAGTTGCTGTTGCCGGCAAACCATATGAACAGCTCGCCACGTGGTGCCTGATAGCCATAGCAGGTGCTGTCCGCTGCTGACTGGATGCTGAATGTGTCCTATTGGGAGGAATGGTATGGTTTGTTGTGGCAGAAGCCttgtttgctactccctccgttccaaattatagCATGTTTTTTCTCTGAATTAGATGTATGTAGATGTGttctagtgtgtttgttcacttattttggtccgtatgtagtccatactgaaatatccaaaacatcttttaattcagaacggaggtagtagtatTTCTCTAGATCATCATGATACTTCTTTATGGAGTACCTTACTCCTACTAGGCAGCCAAAACTTTCTGTGAACTACATGGTGTGTTGGATGAATCTTCAGGCTTCTGTCATTGGACAAGTTCAAGTTGATTGGTTCATGAGTTCTCATGTCGCTGGTGTAACGTTAATGTCCAATTTTATGTTTATTTCATCTGCTTCTCTGGTGTTTGTGGGTGTAGAAATACGGTTGT
This window harbors:
- the LOC119354874 gene encoding 50S ribosomal protein L27-like; this encodes MALSSVFRRVNIKELISNVPVYTSSTETSGGMSLVFRRWATKKTAGSTKNGRDSNPKYLGVKKFGGEKVEPGNIIVRQRGTRFHPGNYVGMGKDHTLFSLKEGHVRFERNKLTGRKWIHVEPVAGHTLHPVYADGSATAADMELL